A single genomic interval of Chitinophaga sp. 180180018-3 harbors:
- a CDS encoding DUF4440 domain-containing protein: MRFILFLTLLGTLGAMSPLTSIAQQGDQQKITALMTAQTNAWNKGDLDAFMQTYWHSDSLLFISKNGVTSGWQATLDRYRKAYPDTTAMGKLDFKLLEFKRLAADVYLLVGHWHLARSIGDLQGHFSVILRKIKGEWKIIADHSS, encoded by the coding sequence ATGCGTTTTATACTGTTTCTTACCCTGTTGGGTACACTTGGCGCTATGTCGCCCCTCACCTCAATTGCCCAGCAGGGCGATCAGCAGAAAATTACCGCTCTGATGACGGCCCAGACCAATGCCTGGAATAAGGGCGACCTGGATGCCTTTATGCAAACCTACTGGCATTCCGATTCCCTCCTGTTCATCAGTAAAAACGGGGTGACATCCGGATGGCAGGCAACACTCGACCGCTACAGGAAAGCCTATCCCGATACCACCGCCATGGGAAAACTTGATTTCAAATTACTGGAATTCAAACGCCTGGCTGCTGATGTATACCTGCTCGTCGGCCACTGGCACCTGGCACGCAGCATCGGGGATCTTCAGGGCCATTTTAGTGTGATACTACGGAAAATCAAAGGGGAATGGAAGATCATTGCTGATCACAGCAGCTGA
- a CDS encoding CAP domain-containing protein, which produces MPGKFMRMATALLALFIYCSCSKTTDVAVKAPETAKVPDSTIVPENKVDRTSLLQLVNGLRTRGCKCGTDQMPPVPAVTWNGLLEKAAYGHSKDMTLRNYFDHNSPDGTTPGARLDAVGYHWSFYGENIAAGNMDEQAVILGWLSSPKHCHNMMDPRFAEFGVGKYDNNWTMELGSRPASRN; this is translated from the coding sequence ATGCCCGGGAAATTTATGCGTATGGCCACCGCTTTGCTGGCCCTGTTTATTTATTGCAGTTGCTCCAAAACAACCGATGTTGCTGTAAAAGCACCGGAAACAGCGAAGGTCCCCGATAGTACCATCGTTCCGGAAAACAAAGTGGACCGGACTTCCCTGTTACAGCTGGTAAACGGGCTGCGGACCCGCGGTTGCAAATGTGGTACCGACCAAATGCCTCCTGTTCCTGCCGTTACGTGGAACGGATTACTTGAAAAAGCAGCCTACGGGCACAGCAAAGACATGACGCTGCGCAATTATTTTGATCACAACAGTCCCGATGGCACCACTCCTGGCGCCCGACTGGATGCAGTAGGATATCATTGGAGTTTTTATGGAGAAAATATCGCTGCCGGCAACATGGATGAACAGGCCGTAATATTGGGCTGGCTCAGCAGTCCAAAGCACTGTCATAATATGATGGATCCCAGGTTTGCAGAATTTGGTGTAGGAAAATATGATAATAACTGGACGATGGAACTCGGCAGCAGACCCGCTTCCCGGAACTGA